Proteins from one Podarcis raffonei isolate rPodRaf1 chromosome 1, rPodRaf1.pri, whole genome shotgun sequence genomic window:
- the AP5M1 gene encoding AP-5 complex subunit mu-1 isoform X1, with protein MALRGLWLVGHEQGSCGTVLFSRRYPTVEKRAKCLNGASYVAVPEDGPFLKALLFELRLADEDQSFIERRDGCSRINKTSVYALQTESGELWPVVAFQKSGLVYVGLPLVEQPLAPRPPLISISGVSQAFAVLSGLLAFMNSSQKSKAERTSKIGQLPGLLMQSCPLGTPLDMNLNGSSLESNHVAPSSHPQKPPAWRTSTYKGKPQVNVCITEKVKSVQYDKRDVSDMWQVYGTVTCKCDIEGTAPNVTISLNLPANGSPLQDILAHPCVTSLDSAVLTSSSVDVMDDSAFSGPYKFPLIPPADPFDLCFYTSQVPVPPILGFYQLKEEESQWKFTVHLKLHESVKNTFEYCEARIPFLNRGPITHLEYKVSYGQLEVAKEKSLLVWVIGQKFPKSLEISLSGTVAFGALNQEQQIDPVCTGNTTYIKLYFRILDFTLTGCYTDPHSIQVFSSGKPKISTARELLSSDYYIWNSKAPAPVVYRTLLF; from the exons ATGGCCTTGAGGGGACTCTGGCTCGTTGGCCACGAACAAGGGTCCTGCGGCACCGTGCTGTTTTCCAG GCGTTACCCCACGGTTGAAAAGCGAGCAAAATGCCTCAACGGAGCAAGTTATGTGGCCGTGCCTGAAGACGGCCCTTTCCTTAAAGCGCTGCTTTTCGAACTGAGACTGGCCGATGAAGACCAGAGCTTCATAGAGCGTAGGGATGGCTGCTCCCGAATCAACAAGACTTCGGTCTATGCCCTTCAGACCGAAAGCGGCGAACTTTGGCCTGTGGTGGCCTTCCAGAAGAGCGGGTTGGTTTACGTCGGCCTCCCGTTGGTAGAGCAGCCCTTAGCACCACGCCCACCTCTCATCAGCATCAGCGGGGTCTCTCAGGCTTTTGCGGTCTTGTCGGGGCTGCTGGCTTTCATGAACTCCAGCCAGAAGAGCAAAGCAGAGAGGACTTCCAAAATTGGCCAGCTCCCAGGCTTGCTCATGCAGAGCTGTCCTCTTGGCACCCCGCTGGATATGAACTTGAACGGCTCGTCATTGGAAAGCAATCACGTTGCTCCAAGTAGCCATCCTCAGAAGCCACCAGCTTGGAGGACCAGCACGTACAAGGGAAAGCCTCAAGTTAATGTCTGCATTACTGAAAAAGTCAAGTCTGTGCAGTATGACAAAAGGGATGTGTCAGACATGTGGCAGGTTTATGGAACTGTAACTTGCAAG TGCGACATCGAAGGCACGGCTCCCAACGTGACCATCAGCTTGAACCTCCCTGCCAACGGCTCTCCTCTCCAGGACATTTTGGCCCACCCTTGCGTTACGTCCCTCGACTCCGCCGTTCTGACTTCCAGCAGCGTTGACGTAATGGACGACTCTGCCTTCAGCGGGCCTTACAAATTCCCTTTAATACCTCCTGCAGACCCCTTCGACCTGTGCTTTTATACTTCCCAG GTGCCTGTTCCACCAATTTTGGGGTTTTATCAGCTAAAAGAGGAAGAGTCACAGTGGAAGTTCACCGTTCACCTGAAGCTTCATGAAAGTGTGAAAAACACTTTTGAGTACTGTGAGGCCCGTATTCCCTTTCTCAACAG GGGACCCATTACACACCTGGAATACAAAGTTAGCTACGGCCAGCTGGAGGTGGCGAAAGAGAAAAGCTTGCTGGTTTGGGTCATAG gaCAAAAATTCCCCAAGTCATTGGAAATATCCCTTTCTGGGACTGTCGCTTTTGGCGCCTTGAATCAGGAGCAGCAGATTGACCCTGTGTGTACTGGAAACACCACTTACATCAAA CTTTATTTTAGAATCCTGGATTTCACGCTTACCGGATGTTACACAGACCCGCATTCCATCCAGGTCTTTTCCTCAGGAAAACCAAAGATCAGTACAG CTCGAGAATTGCTTTCTTCAGATTACTACATCTGGAATTCCAAAGCCCCGGCACCTGTAGTGTATAGAACTTTACTTTTCTAA
- the AP5M1 gene encoding AP-5 complex subunit mu-1 isoform X2, translating to MALRGLWLVGHEQGSCGTVLFSRRYPTVEKRAKCLNGASYVAVPEDGPFLKALLFELRLADEDQSFIERRDGCSRINKTSVYALQTESGELWPVVAFQKSGLVYVGLPLVEQPLAPRPPLISISGVSQAFAVLSGLLAFMNSSQKSKAERTSKIGQLPGLLMQSCPLGTPLDMNLNGSSLESNHVAPSSHPQKPPAWRTSTYKGKPQVNVCITEKVKSVQYDKRDVSDMWQVYGTVTCKCDIEGTAPNVTISLNLPANGSPLQDILAHPCVTSLDSAVLTSSSVDVMDDSAFSGPYKFPLIPPADPFDLCFYTSQVPVPPILGFYQLKEEESQWKFTVHLKLHESVKNTFEYCEARIPFLNRGPITHLEYKVSYGQLEVAKEKSLLVWVIGQKFPKSLEISLSGTVAFGALNQEQQIDPVCTGNTTYIKLENCFLQITTSGIPKPRHL from the exons ATGGCCTTGAGGGGACTCTGGCTCGTTGGCCACGAACAAGGGTCCTGCGGCACCGTGCTGTTTTCCAG GCGTTACCCCACGGTTGAAAAGCGAGCAAAATGCCTCAACGGAGCAAGTTATGTGGCCGTGCCTGAAGACGGCCCTTTCCTTAAAGCGCTGCTTTTCGAACTGAGACTGGCCGATGAAGACCAGAGCTTCATAGAGCGTAGGGATGGCTGCTCCCGAATCAACAAGACTTCGGTCTATGCCCTTCAGACCGAAAGCGGCGAACTTTGGCCTGTGGTGGCCTTCCAGAAGAGCGGGTTGGTTTACGTCGGCCTCCCGTTGGTAGAGCAGCCCTTAGCACCACGCCCACCTCTCATCAGCATCAGCGGGGTCTCTCAGGCTTTTGCGGTCTTGTCGGGGCTGCTGGCTTTCATGAACTCCAGCCAGAAGAGCAAAGCAGAGAGGACTTCCAAAATTGGCCAGCTCCCAGGCTTGCTCATGCAGAGCTGTCCTCTTGGCACCCCGCTGGATATGAACTTGAACGGCTCGTCATTGGAAAGCAATCACGTTGCTCCAAGTAGCCATCCTCAGAAGCCACCAGCTTGGAGGACCAGCACGTACAAGGGAAAGCCTCAAGTTAATGTCTGCATTACTGAAAAAGTCAAGTCTGTGCAGTATGACAAAAGGGATGTGTCAGACATGTGGCAGGTTTATGGAACTGTAACTTGCAAG TGCGACATCGAAGGCACGGCTCCCAACGTGACCATCAGCTTGAACCTCCCTGCCAACGGCTCTCCTCTCCAGGACATTTTGGCCCACCCTTGCGTTACGTCCCTCGACTCCGCCGTTCTGACTTCCAGCAGCGTTGACGTAATGGACGACTCTGCCTTCAGCGGGCCTTACAAATTCCCTTTAATACCTCCTGCAGACCCCTTCGACCTGTGCTTTTATACTTCCCAG GTGCCTGTTCCACCAATTTTGGGGTTTTATCAGCTAAAAGAGGAAGAGTCACAGTGGAAGTTCACCGTTCACCTGAAGCTTCATGAAAGTGTGAAAAACACTTTTGAGTACTGTGAGGCCCGTATTCCCTTTCTCAACAG GGGACCCATTACACACCTGGAATACAAAGTTAGCTACGGCCAGCTGGAGGTGGCGAAAGAGAAAAGCTTGCTGGTTTGGGTCATAG gaCAAAAATTCCCCAAGTCATTGGAAATATCCCTTTCTGGGACTGTCGCTTTTGGCGCCTTGAATCAGGAGCAGCAGATTGACCCTGTGTGTACTGGAAACACCACTTACATCAAA CTCGAGAATTGCTTTCTTCAGATTACTACATCTGGAATTCCAAAGCCCCGGCACCTGTAG